Genomic DNA from Bryobacter aggregatus MPL3:
GATTCGGGATCTGAACGCGCCGAAGAAGCAACAGTTCTTCGTTCGTTCCGTGGATTTTGAAGTGCGACCCTAGAAGATCGTGCGCATTCACTACGCTTGGGTCATTGCAGCGATCTCGTTTCTGATTCTGATTGCTTCTGCTGGAGTCCGGGCGACCCCCAGTATTCTGATGGTGCCTCTGGAGGCGGAGTTCGGTTGGACGCGAGCCGCGATCTCGGCCGCCATTGCCGTCAATATTGCTCTCTTTGGAATGATCGGCCCTTTTGCGGCGTCGCTCATGAATCGTTTCGGCATCCGGAGGATCGTTGTGTCGGCGCTGCTTGTTCTTGCGGTTGCCGTTGGTGTCACCAGCCAGATGACGCGGCTCTGGCAATTCACCTTGCTTTGGGGTGTCCTGGTGGGCAGTGCGTCCGGGATGACGGCCTTAGTCTTTGCCGCTATCGTGACCAACCGCTGGTTTGAGGAAAGGCGTGGCTTGGTCATTGGCGTCCTGTCTGCGGCCAATGCGACGGGGCAACTCGTTTTCCTGCCGCTGCTGGCGACGACTGTGGTGGCAAGCGGGTGGCGGAGTGCGTCGACACTGGTCGCCATTGCGGCTGCCATCATGTCGCTGCTTGCTTTCCTCTTCCTGAGGGATCGTCCCGAAGACCTGGGCCTCAAGCCCTACGGCTGGACTCATGCGACGGTGGCTCCAACCGCGCCGCCGAAGTCTCCGCTGGCGGCGCTGGCCTGGGCCTCGAAGCAAAAGGCGTTCTGGGTGTTGGCCGGCAGCTTCTTTGTCTGTGGTGCCAGCACCAACGGCCTTGTCGGCACGCATCTGATTCCGGCTTGCCACGATTCCGGCATTGCAGAGGTACAGGCCGCCGGATTGCTCGCGATGATGGGGATCTTCGACATCCTTGGGACCTCCGCTTCCGGCTGGCTCACCGATCGCTACTCGGGCCGTTATCTGCTGTTTGCCTATTATGCGTTGCGTGGCATCTCGCTACTATTTCTGCCCGCGACGCTTGCCCAAGGGGGCACGGCCTTGGCCTGGTTTGCGATCTTCTATGGCCTCGATTGGATTGCCACCGTACCGCCCACGGTGCGACTGACCTCCGACTATTTCGGACGGGAGAATGTCGGTGTCGTGTATGGCTGGATTGGAGCCTCGCACCAACTCGGCGCTTCGCTCGCAGCCTTTGGTGCGGGCGCGATTCGTACTGGCCTGGGCAAATACGATCTCGCGTTTTGGCTGTCTGGCGGAGTCTGCTTTGCGGTGGCCTTTGTCTTTCTCTGGCCTAGAGCCTGGAGTACACAAAGGTCAGCAGTCCGATGATGCTGGCCAGCAGGACACTGTGTTTGAAGGTAAAGCGGAAGAGCCTGGCCTGATCTTCGGTTGACATCTTTGTTGCCGCGGCCGCGACGGCAATGGTCTGCAGCGAGATCATTTTGCCCATCACGCCGCCGGAAGAGTTCGATGCTGCCATCAGCACCGGATCGAGGCCGAGTTTGCCCGCGGTGACCACTTGCAGGTTGCCGAACAGCGCATTCGCACTGGTGTCGCTTCCCGTCAGGAACACGCCAAGCCAGCCGAGCATTGCACTGAAGAAGGGGAAGAACACGCCGGTTGCTGCAAAGGCGAGACCGAGCGTTCCGGTGGCGCCGGAGTAATTCATCAGAAAAGCCATACCGAGCACGCTGCACACGGTCAGGGTGGGCAGCCGCAATTGCACGGCGCTCTCTTGGACGACATGGAAGAACTGCTTCAGGGTTACCTTCAGTACCAAGGCGCTGAGGATGGTTGCGACCATGCAGGAAGTGCCGGCAGCGGCCAGGAGATTGAAATTGAACACCGCCGCATAGGTGGTTTGCTTCACCATGACAGGTGGCATGCGCATCGCCAAATTGTGGAGCATCGGCCACTCGATCTTCATGGCGCTGGCATTCAGCATCTTGGCGATCGGCTCATGCCCCCAGACGAGGACGCAGCCCACCAGCAGCAGGTAGGGGCTCCAGGCGTGGAACACCTGGCCAATCGGCAAGGCGAGGGAGGAGTTCTTCTTGATCACCAGATACAACAGCAGCGCGATGATGGCGCTGAGTGAACTGAGGATGTCGACCAACTGCGCGCCCAGATAATTCGAAACCAGAAACTGGACGCTTGCAAATGCGCCGCCACAGAGCAGAGAAGGGAAGAGCACTCTGCGCATCACCGCAAAGCCCTCGGTTGCGGCAATCAGATAGGCGGGGATGAGGAAGGAGACCGGGGCGCAGAGCCGGCCCACTTGCGCGCTGAGCTCCGGCAGTGGCAGGCCGGTGATGCCGGCAAGTGTCACCACTGGAATTCCGATCGATCCGAATGCGACCGGCGCTGTATTGGCTAACAGGCAGATTGCCGATGCTTCAAAGGCGCCAAAGCCCACGCCTACCAGCATTGCGGCGGCCACAGCGACCGGCGTTCCAAAGCCCGCGGCGCCCTCAATGAATGCGCCAAACGCAAAGGCGATCAGCAGCGCTTGTAGTGGTCTTTCGCCGGTGAGCGAGGCGATCGATTGCTTGATCACTTCAAACTTGCCGGTGATCACTGTCAGCCGGTATAGGGCGATGGCCCAGAAGATAATCCAGGTGATCGGAAACAACGCGAAAGCTGCGCCATAGCCGACGCTGGACACTGCCATCAAGCCAGGCATTCCATAGCCGGCCAGCGCCACCACGAGAGCCGATGCCAGACCGCTCATCGCCGCCATCCATGCGGGTTTTCGCAATACTCCAAGCATCACCAGGAGGACAAAGATCGGAATCGCCGCCACCAGGGCGCTACCCCAAAGTCCTAGTCCACCCATCTCATAGCTTTGAGTCCAAACAGTGTTCATACGCAGGAGATTATTCCATCACATTAGGCCCGGGGATTGCGGGAGAATTGCGTTTTTCTCGAATCTCGCGGATCGCTCTTGCCAGATCTTCGGGCCGATAGACTGCAATGACTTTGCCTTTGGGGCCGGTCCTCACGAACTTCTCGATCAGATCGGAAGTTGAGGACTGCCAGGGTGTCAGAGTGACATAGAAGGTGGGCGGCATCTGATTCCTTTGCTCCCGTAACAAGGGGGAGATTTTGGGACCATAGCGCCAGGAGGGCCCGAGAAAGACAACGGCATTACTTGGTCCGTTGCGTTGCAGCTCTTTGCCCATCAGATCGGCGAGCAGACTGCTTTCATCGGGTCCGGCCAAGGTCTTCGCCGAGACCGTTCCCAGATTCAGATCCGCTAGGGCTTCGGTGAGCTTCTCAAAGGCTGCTGCGTCGAAATGCTCACTCTCGAACAACACCCTGCGCCCGTCGAAATCAAAGACCGTCACCCTGGCTTCCTCAAAGCCCCCGCTTTCGAGCAGGCTCTTCATCGAACTCAGCAGAACATTCTGTTCCCAGGCGGAAAGTTTTGCCTTCACCTTCCGGCGAAGAAGAGGCGCGGCATGGACATAAAGGCTGAGCTTTCCACTGCCACCCACCAGCCCCTTCCATGTATTGAGTCCATTGGCGGCTACGGCTCCCGGCGCAAGCTGCAGTGGGACATCGAGCTTTGCCGCCTCCAGCTTCCATGCCTTGGTGCAGGTACGGCCCTGTCCATCGGCTACGAGGAGAGAGACGCGAAAGCGTCCCGGGCCGGTGAGAAAGCCTCCGCCCAGATTCATCATCGTGTTCTTACTTGTCCAGGCTTCGGGGGGCGCATTGCGGGGCAATTGGGCCGGGGCGAAGAAGTAGCTCTTCTTACCGTTGGTTTCGGAGATCACTTCCAGGGCCATCAAGATGGGCTTGTCCCGTCCCCCGCTGGCGAACTCCCGCATTGGGACGAGGACGTCGTAGCCAGTCCAGAATTGAAAGTTGTAGGACAGGCGGGATGGGATGGGTTGGATCTCGCAATTCAACCTGGAGGATTCTTTGCGGATCGTCTCAATCCCGCCTTCAAAGTAGGTCGCGATTTCTTTGGCGCGCCAGTCATTCTCCCGAAGCAGGATTTGACCCCAACTCAGGCTTGCAAGGAACAGCAGGAGTGCAGCTCGCCACATCTTGCAACATCATCGCACTAGCCGTCTTAGCATTCTGCCTTGGGCGTACGGCCCATTAGTTGCCGCAATACCTCAGCGGCTGGACGTCCCGCAAGCATTGCGGCTACGGCCTCGGCAATCGGCATCTCGATGCCATGCCGCGCCGCTAGCGCAAGAGCGGTGGCCGTTGTCTCCACCCCTTCTGCCACCATCGGCGTTGATGCCAGAATGGCCGCCAGGCTCTGTCCGCGAGCAAGTTCGACTCCCACCCTGCGGTTACGGCTCAACTGGCCGTGGCAGGTGAGGACCAGGTCGCCAAGGCCCGCCAGTCCGGACACGGTTTCTGCCCGTCCCCCGAGCGCTTGTACCAGCCTGCTCATCTCGGCCAAGGCGCGCGTGATCAGCGCCGCCATGGAGTTACTTCCGAGCTGCAAGCCTTCTGCCGCGCCGGCCGCGATCGCCATCACATTTTTGAGTGCGCCGGAAAGCTCGACGCCGGTCACATCGCTGTTGGTATAGAAACGCAGATTATCGACGGAGAAGACCGTCTGTACCTCGCGTGCAAAGGCCGCATCGACACTGGCCGCGACAATGGCGGCGGGTGCTCCAGCGGCGATTTCGCGGGCAAAGGTCGGCCCAGTCAAAACGGCTGGCGGCGCAGCGAGCTTTGTTGCGAGGCATTCTTCGCCAATCTGGGACATGCGCAGAAAGCTCCCGGCCTCAATGCCCTTTGTCGCGCTGATCCAATGGAGCGGCTGTTGTGCTTCGCAGGCTACTGCCTGCAAAACTCCTCGCAAATGCGCCGATGGCACCACTGTCATCACCCACGGCGACAGGTGCCGTCGCGGCGAGACAAGCACATTCTTCGGGAGCAGGAAACCAGGCAAATACACGCCATTCACTCGTGAGGCTTGCATCTGCGTTGCGAGCGCTTCGGAATGAACCCAGAGATGGATGCGCTCAAAGCGAGGAGCAAGGACGATGGCAAGTGCGGTTCCCCAACTTCCCCCGCCCAGGATCGTTAACTCTTGCGCCATTGGAATCGATTCTCAGTGCCGGCGCGCAGCCTCTCAATATTGGCGCTGTGCCGCCAGGTCACAAATACGCCCGCGATGAGCGAAGCGAGTAGTACCGGCCAACTGGGATGCAGAATCAACCAGACGGCAAACGGGAAGAAAATCGCTCCCAGTACGGAGCCAAGCGAGATATATCGGCTATAGGCAACCACGGCGACAAAGAGCAGCGCGATGCACCAGAAAGGCAGCGGCGTCAGGTAGGCAAAGGCGCCGGCAAAGCTCGCCACTGCCTTGCCGCCCTTGAAGTTCATGAAGGGAGAAAAACCATGCCCAAGCATCACCGCGACCGCGGCGGCTGACATCCAAAGCGCATTCCCTTCCGTAAAATGATCGGCAAGCCAGACGGCCAAGACACCCTTTCCGATATCAAGTGCGAGCGTCAGGATCCCTGCCAGCTTGCCTGTCGTGCGCAGTACATTGGTTGCGCCAATGTTGCCGCTCCCCATGGCGGTGACATCCTTGCCGGTCTTCAGACGTACAATCCACGCTCCAAAGGGCAGGCTTCCCAGCAGAAAGCAGAGCGGAATCAACCACATCGCCGTGTTATTCAAAGTGCGAATTCTCCGATCACCTTGTAGCTGCTGGCCGTCTCGCCAGGCTCGCTCTTGTACAGCAAAAACTTCGTTGCCGTGCTCATTCCGAAATCTGCACTGGGCAACTGTGCAATTCCTGTGCGCAGGGCCCGGACGTCTTGCTCGCCTTTGATGCGGGCGATGGTCAGGTGGGGCGAGTAGTCCCGCTTCTCCGGTTGGAAGCCGAGCTTGGCACAGGCCTCATTGGTGGTCCGTGCCAAGGTATGCAATGCTTCCGGTGCTTGTACGCCAGTGACCAGGACACGCGGATGGTGCGGATTCGGGTACCAGCCAAAGCCTCCAATACGAGTCGCAATGGGGCCGGTTTTCGGCACCAGGGAGAGGGCTTGCTTTAGCTCCTCCACCCGGTCCACCTCCCAGGCGCCCAGGAAGCAGGTGGTGATGTGAAAATTGTCGGAAGGGCTCCAATGGATGGGAGCAAGCGGGCGCAAGTGCTCGAGAACCAGCTCAAGGTTCCGGCGGACAGGATATTCGATGGACAGGCCAGTGAAGAGCCGTAATGAGTTCGGCACAATCTTAGATCGTAACTTCTTTTCGCGAGACACAGCCACAGTCGCACGTGAACTTCTCGGCATGTGGCTAGTGCTGGGGGACCAGGCCGCCCAGATTCGCGAAACGGAGGCCTATCTCCCCCAGGACGATCCTGCTGCGCACTCCTTTGCCGGACGCACGAAACGAACCGAAGTCATCTTTGGGCCGCCCGGTCATGCTTATGTCTATCTGAACTACGGCATCCATAAGATGCTGAATGTCGTCGTTGAGCCGGAGGGCACCCCGGGCTGTGTTCTGATCCGGGCGGCTGGGGACTTCACCGGTCCCGGCCGGCTCACCCGCGGCCTTGGCATTGAGCTCAGCCACTATGGGGTGGATTTCACAAAGGGGCCAATCCGGATCCACCAAGGGGAAAAAATCCCGGATTCCCGCGTGCTGATCACCCCACGCATCGGAATTACGAAGGCTGCAGACTTTCTTCTTCGCTTTTTAATCGCCTCATAGTGTTTTCGAGCTATAATCGTGGTTCCTATGGCAGAGAATGAGAAACTACGCGCCCTGACTGCGACACTTGGCGCAATTGAGAAGCAATTCGGCAAAGGGTCCATTACCCGTCTGGGTGCGTCGGAAGCGATGGTCCAGGTCCAGTCGATTTCCACGGGTTCTATTTCCCTCGACTATGCACTTGGCATTGGCGGCGTGCCGCGTGGCCGCATCATCGAAGTATTTGGGCCGGAATCTTCTGGGAAAACCACCGTCGCCCTGCAGTGCGTTGCGCAAGCGCAGAAAGCGGGCGGAATCGCCGCCTTCATCGACGTAGAACACGCTCTCGACCCGATTTACGCGAATGCTCTCGGTGTCGATACCGAAAATCTGCTCGTTTCACAGCCCGATTATGCGGAACAGGCGCTTGAGATCGCCAGCACCTTGGTCCAGTCCAATTCCGTTGACATTCTGGTGATTGACTCTGTCGCTGCGCTTGTGCCCAAGGCCGAGCTCGATGGCGAAATGGGCGACACCTTTGTCGGCATCCAGGCCCGCCTGATGTCTCAGGCGATGAGAAAGCTGACGGGAATCTGTTCGAAGTCCAATACCTGCCTGATCTTCATCAACCAGATCCGCGAGAAAATCGGCGTCATGTTTGGCAATCCGGAGACCACCTCGGGTGGCCGTGCGTTGAAGTTCTACGCGAGCGTCCGCCTCGACATCCGCCGCATCAGCGCCATTAAGGATGGGGACGTCGTGTCCGGCAACCGCACCAAGGTCAAAGTGGTGAAAAATAAGGTGGCTCCTCCTTTCCGCGAGGCTGAGTTCGACATCATGTACGGCCAGGGAATCAGCGTCGAAGGCGACCTACTCGATATCGGCGTGGCGCAGAATTTGGTGGAGAAGTCCGGGAGCTGGTACAGCTACAAGGGCGAGCGCATCGGTCAGGGGCGCGAGAATGCCCGTCAGTTCCTGAAGGATCATCCCGACGCGGCTACTGCAATCGATACGGAACTGCGTAAGATTCTCGGTCTTGCTGCCAAGATTGAGGCTGCGGATGCTCCTCTCGATATCCCGACGAAAGCAAAGAAGGACGCTCCGAAGGGCTGAAAAATCAATACGATCACGCGGGCAGGAGTGTCTTCTGCCCGCAAAATGGGCCTTTCGAGCCCTCCTACCTCACAAAAGGCCCGTTTTTCGGGCCTTTTGTCGTTTTTTTCTCTTTACTTCGCCTTCGAGCTTCCCGTATGATGAGGGTGCGCTTGAGGCTGAAACATTTTTACGAAGAAATGTTTTTTATGGCACAGGCCGTAAAAAGTCTGATTGTTAAGGAGCAAGTTTTATGGCTGATCGCATGACGCAATCCCAGCTGATCAAGGAACTCGCGGAGAAGATGACGCTTTCGAACAAGGTAGCGAAGGAATTCATTACCCTGTACGCCGAGATCGCTGTCCGCGAAACAAAGAAAATTGGCGAAGCAACGCTGCCTGGTATCGGTAAGCTGGTTCGTCAGGAGCGTAAGGCCCGCACCGGCCGCAACCCTGCCACTGGCGCCACCATCAAGATCCCGGCCAAGAAGGTCGTAAAGTTCCGCGTGGCCAAGGCCGTGAAAGACGCGATCGTTCCCCCGAAGAAGGTCAAGGCTTCCAGCTAGGCTGAGCCCTCTCCTGCCGATTCCGATCCCCAGTTTGGGCACGCAACTGCGATGCCAAGCTGGGGATCTTTCTATTTCCGTACGGCTGCAAAGAGGGTGGCCGACAGTGCCGCCAGGACAAAGTATTCCCGCCAGGCCGCGAAGTTCCCGGTAATCAGGTGGACCGATACGCTCATCACCGGTCCGAGTAAGGCCAGCCGGTCGGCAAACTCCCCAGCCCTGCGGTGCATGGAGATCATCTGCAGCGCAAACGGAACAAAGCAGGCGATTCCCGCCCCAAGCAGCGCATAGCAGGCCATCAGAGACCAGGCATTGTTCGGGTTCCACATCGAACCCAATACCGCCACAATGCAGAGCACGTTGCCCACTGCCACCACGCGACGCAGATCGACAGTCTCCCGCAAGCCCGTTGTAAAGCGCACCGTACCCACTACCATCCAGAACACTCCCGCGAGCAATCCTGCGGCCATCAGCGGTGACAATGCGATTTTTCCTGCCCGGACACTCGTTGCCAGGACACTGGACCAGGCCGTTGCCTGCGTAATGGTGAAGACTTCGGCGCAGTAAGCGGCAAATGCGACGCCAATGGGCGCGGCTACCTCGGGCCGGATTGCGGCGGGAGGTGCTGTTGGCATTCCTTCCCATACCGGCAATCTTCCCTTGAGCCACCAGGCGATGGGCACGCCCAGAAAAAGCGTGAGCGTCGAGGCCCACAATGCCTCTCCCGTCAGCTCGGTGACGAGAGCATTCATGAGAAAGGATTCCCCTAGTCCAAAGCCCGCCAGAGACTCGAGAATCAATGTGGCATTGACGTTGACCGACAGCGTCAGACTTTGCCGCTGGATCGACGTTACTGCGCGATACAGCCCCGCCAGCGCAATGCGCGAAGCCGCTCCTTGGACGGAGTAGGCAACTAGCAAGGGCCACAAGCCTTGGGCGAGTAATGGGAGCCAGGAAGCAACGGTAAG
This window encodes:
- a CDS encoding DNA-3-methyladenine glycosylase, which encodes MDRPVKSRNEFGTILDRNFFSRDTATVARELLGMWLVLGDQAAQIRETEAYLPQDDPAAHSFAGRTKRTEVIFGPPGHAYVYLNYGIHKMLNVVVEPEGTPGCVLIRAAGDFTGPGRLTRGLGIELSHYGVDFTKGPIRIHQGEKIPDSRVLITPRIGITKAADFLLRFLIAS
- a CDS encoding NAD(P)H-dependent glycerol-3-phosphate dehydrogenase → MAQELTILGGGSWGTALAIVLAPRFERIHLWVHSEALATQMQASRVNGVYLPGFLLPKNVLVSPRRHLSPWVMTVVPSAHLRGVLQAVACEAQQPLHWISATKGIEAGSFLRMSQIGEECLATKLAAPPAVLTGPTFAREIAAGAPAAIVAASVDAAFAREVQTVFSVDNLRFYTNSDVTGVELSGALKNVMAIAAGAAEGLQLGSNSMAALITRALAEMSRLVQALGGRAETVSGLAGLGDLVLTCHGQLSRNRRVGVELARGQSLAAILASTPMVAEGVETTATALALAARHGIEMPIAEAVAAMLAGRPAAEVLRQLMGRTPKAEC
- a CDS encoding HU family DNA-binding protein; translation: MADRMTQSQLIKELAEKMTLSNKVAKEFITLYAEIAVRETKKIGEATLPGIGKLVRQERKARTGRNPATGATIKIPAKKVVKFRVAKAVKDAIVPPKKVKASS
- the thpR gene encoding RNA 2',3'-cyclic phosphodiesterase, producing MPNSLRLFTGLSIEYPVRRNLELVLEHLRPLAPIHWSPSDNFHITTCFLGAWEVDRVEELKQALSLVPKTGPIATRIGGFGWYPNPHHPRVLVTGVQAPEALHTLARTTNEACAKLGFQPEKRDYSPHLTIARIKGEQDVRALRTGIAQLPSADFGMSTATKFLLYKSEPGETASSYKVIGEFAL
- the plsY gene encoding glycerol-3-phosphate 1-O-acyltransferase PlsY, whose amino-acid sequence is MWLIPLCFLLGSLPFGAWIVRLKTGKDVTAMGSGNIGATNVLRTTGKLAGILTLALDIGKGVLAVWLADHFTEGNALWMSAAAVAVMLGHGFSPFMNFKGGKAVASFAGAFAYLTPLPFWCIALLFVAVVAYSRYISLGSVLGAIFFPFAVWLILHPSWPVLLASLIAGVFVTWRHSANIERLRAGTENRFQWRKS
- a CDS encoding L-lactate permease, which gives rise to MNTVWTQSYEMGGLGLWGSALVAAIPIFVLLVMLGVLRKPAWMAAMSGLASALVVALAGYGMPGLMAVSSVGYGAAFALFPITWIIFWAIALYRLTVITGKFEVIKQSIASLTGERPLQALLIAFAFGAFIEGAAGFGTPVAVAAAMLVGVGFGAFEASAICLLANTAPVAFGSIGIPVVTLAGITGLPLPELSAQVGRLCAPVSFLIPAYLIAATEGFAVMRRVLFPSLLCGGAFASVQFLVSNYLGAQLVDILSSLSAIIALLLYLVIKKNSSLALPIGQVFHAWSPYLLLVGCVLVWGHEPIAKMLNASAMKIEWPMLHNLAMRMPPVMVKQTTYAAVFNFNLLAAAGTSCMVATILSALVLKVTLKQFFHVVQESAVQLRLPTLTVCSVLGMAFLMNYSGATGTLGLAFAATGVFFPFFSAMLGWLGVFLTGSDTSANALFGNLQVVTAGKLGLDPVLMAASNSSGGVMGKMISLQTIAVAAAATKMSTEDQARLFRFTFKHSVLLASIIGLLTFVYSRL
- the recA gene encoding recombinase RecA is translated as MAENEKLRALTATLGAIEKQFGKGSITRLGASEAMVQVQSISTGSISLDYALGIGGVPRGRIIEVFGPESSGKTTVALQCVAQAQKAGGIAAFIDVEHALDPIYANALGVDTENLLVSQPDYAEQALEIASTLVQSNSVDILVIDSVAALVPKAELDGEMGDTFVGIQARLMSQAMRKLTGICSKSNTCLIFINQIREKIGVMFGNPETTSGGRALKFYASVRLDIRRISAIKDGDVVSGNRTKVKVVKNKVAPPFREAEFDIMYGQGISVEGDLLDIGVAQNLVEKSGSWYSYKGERIGQGRENARQFLKDHPDAATAIDTELRKILGLAAKIEAADAPLDIPTKAKKDAPKG
- a CDS encoding MFS transporter translates to MRIHYAWVIAAISFLILIASAGVRATPSILMVPLEAEFGWTRAAISAAIAVNIALFGMIGPFAASLMNRFGIRRIVVSALLVLAVAVGVTSQMTRLWQFTLLWGVLVGSASGMTALVFAAIVTNRWFEERRGLVIGVLSAANATGQLVFLPLLATTVVASGWRSASTLVAIAAAIMSLLAFLFLRDRPEDLGLKPYGWTHATVAPTAPPKSPLAALAWASKQKAFWVLAGSFFVCGASTNGLVGTHLIPACHDSGIAEVQAAGLLAMMGIFDILGTSASGWLTDRYSGRYLLFAYYALRGISLLFLPATLAQGGTALAWFAIFYGLDWIATVPPTVRLTSDYFGRENVGVVYGWIGASHQLGASLAAFGAGAIRTGLGKYDLAFWLSGGVCFAVAFVFLWPRAWSTQRSAVR